The sequence GGATCAAGGCGTCCCAGGTGGTACAGGGCCACCGGCTCTTCGGGCTGGTCGTCCAGTATGCGCAGGAAAGCCTCGCGCGCCTGGTCGTTCCGGCCCGATTCGTAAAGGGCAACGGCTTGTTCCAGCGAAATGGAGGGGGTTTGGGGCGGTACTGCGCCGACGGTCGTGTCCTGTGATGCGGCCTGGAAAGGACACAGGCACATCAGCCATCGAAACAGATAGGGGCGGGCGTATTTACAAACGGTCGACAGGATGGCGGGGGTGCTGCGGTCCGCCTTTTTCTCAGTCATCTAAGGGGACCCGCAGGGCTTCTTTCAACAGTTTTCCGGGTTTGAAACGGGTCTTTTTGCCGGCCGGGACGTAAACGATATCGCTGGTGCGGGGATTGCGCGCGGAGGTGCGGGCTTTCGTGTCCTTGACCTCGAAGACCCCGAATCCCCTGATTTCGATCCGGTCTCCCTCGATCAGCGAGTCCCGCATGGCCACGAACGTCTGGTCGACCACGGGAAACACCTGTTCTTTTTTGAGCCCCAGACGCTTGCTGATCAGTTCCACCAATTCTTTCTTGGTGGTGGTCATGAAGGCCTCCTCCCGGCAATCGGCACACCGGTACGCAACGGACGCTATCCCTTTGCATTAATTCAACTTAACAACGCCGCAAGTATTCTAAGGGGCGGTATTCGCCCTGTCAACGGATTTCGTCACGAAGCTCAGTTCATCCCCGCCGGCGCCGTCTCGTGAAAGGGGAAGGACCCCTTGAAGGGACGGGGACTGGAGACGTACCACACGCCTTCGTACATCGGGCAGGTCTGGTAGTGGCAGACCACGTTGCACCGTTCCATGTC is a genomic window of Gemmatimonadota bacterium containing:
- a CDS encoding integration host factor subunit beta, with the protein product MTTTKKELVELISKRLGLKKEQVFPVVDQTFVAMRDSLIEGDRIEIRGFGVFEVKDTKARTSARNPRTSDIVYVPAGKKTRFKPGKLLKEALRVPLDD